AAGCAGTGGTCCAGGGAAGGGCTACCTGAGTGAAGTTAAGGGCAAGAAGCAATAGGACAAGGAAGCAGTTGTTTACCAAAAGGAAAGGATTGTTACTTTCAGGCTCAGCTATTTGGTTCCTGAACAGAATAAAAGGTACATAAAAAACAAGAGGGTCTGAAAAAAGATGAGTCTAGTTTCAAACATGAATCTGAATATACAATAGAAGTGTGTTCAATATTATGGACAAGTAATTCTTGTTCATTAAGTAAAATCAAAACCATCTTATTACCTGTGTCTAAATCCTTTATTTATATCACTTTGTAGATTCTCTAAgactgaattagaaaaaaaaaagtttattttttttagattttatttattttatttgagaaagacagagaaagagagaaaatgagcatgggagagggacagggagaaagagagggagagagaagcagactccctgctgagcaggaagccctatgtggggctggttcccaggactcagagatcatgacctgagcccaaaatagacacttaaatgactgaaccaccccatACCCCTAGGgaaaaaactattattttctccattatatGACTCCTGAAATTGACAAATTCAGTCATGAACACTTCACTACTAAAGCTATTCTTCTGAGAAATTCTCAGCAGTCCATAAAAATGGGttgtaaaaaagaaagtaattcctCTTTTAATAGGCCCACACATATGTTTGCAAACTTCTAAGTCTACAATGTAAAATTTTTGGAAGCTATATAAAACATTAGTGGACATCTATAGCAACAGGGAATGGTGTAGTTATAAAATTTAATCTCAtaattctgcatttaaaaaaattcttggctgttagttaataaaaatttgaagcaaAATTGAGACAAATATGAAGAGAACCAACACAACTATTTGATTCCACAAAATTTCTGAAGAGATGATGGaagttaaaataacaacaacaacaacaatcatgTTCATGTGATGGTCCCAAATTGAGTTGGCATGGAAAATACAAAGAGAGATTTGAGATGCATGCTGAGTGCCCCCTGCAGAGACAGCAGTGACAATTGCTCCTTTCAAGTTTAACTTCAGTAGAAGCCAAAGCCCAGGATGCTGTAatttatcttaaatttaaaataatgaatactgtttttctgaaaataaataaatcaatttaataaaaaaattatcttaaatttctGTAAGGAATGACTTTAGAATTCATTTCCTTACAGATCCAAACTATATTCTGAGGAgaccttatttaaaatattgttcaaCATAGGGCATCTGGGCaactcagagggttaaacctctgcctgtGGATCAcatcctgatctcaaggtcctgggatccagccccatattgggctctctgctcagcagggagcctgcttacctctttctctgcctgtctctctgactacttgtgatatctctctctctgtcaaataaataaaatcttttttttccaatttatttattttcagaaaaacattattcattatttttttcaccacacccagtgctccatgcaagccgtgccctctataatacccaccacctggtaccccaacctcccaccccccccaccacttcaaacccctcagattgtttttcagagtccatagtctctcatggttcacctccccttccaatttacccaaattccctactcctctctaacgccccttgtcctccatgctatttgttatgctccacaaataagtgaaaccatatgataaatgactctctctgcttgacttattttactcagcataatctcttccagtcccatccatgttgctacaaaagttgagtaaataaataaaatcttaaaaaaatatatattgtttgaCAATTGTGTGAGGACAGTTAAAAAATAGTGTTGATGATAATTTTGCACAAAATAGCAACTttgaaaaccattttctttttctcttaggaAAAGATGTCTGCATCTCTGAAAGGCTCTAATAGCTCCAAATTCCAGGTCTATGAGTTCATCCTGATGGGATTCCCAGGCATTCACAGCTGGCAACACTGGCTCTCCATTCCATTGGCAATACTCTACCTCTCTGCAATCGGTGCTAACATCCTCATCCTCATCACCATTTGCCAAGACCCTGCCCTTCAGCAGCCTATGTACTATTTTCTATGCATTCTGTCTGTGGTGGACATGGGCCTGGCCACCACCATCATGCCCAAGATCTTGGCTATCTTCTGGTTTGATGCCAAGGTCATCAGCCTCCCTGAGTGCTTTGCTCAGATTTATGCCATTCACTGCtttgttggcatggagtctggTATCTTCCTCTGTATGGCTTTTGACAGATACGTAGCGATTTGTCACCCTCTTCGCTACCCGTCAATTGTCACCAATTCCTTAATCTTAAAAGCCACTGTGTTCATGGTACTTAGAAATGGCTTGGTTGTCATTCCGGTGCCTGTGCTTGCAGCCCAGCGTAATTATTGCTCCAGGAATGAGATTGAGCATTGTTTGTGCTCTAACCTTGGAGTCACTAGCCTGGCTTGTGATGACAGGAGGCCAAACAGCATCTGCCAGTTGATTCTGGCATGGCTAGGAATGGGGAGTGACCTACGTCTCATAATATTGTCATACACTTTGATTCTGCGCTCTGTACTTAGACTGAACTCGGCTGAAGCTGCATCCAAAGCTCTGAGCACTTGTAGCTCCCATCTGATCCTTATTCTCTTCTTCTACACAGTTGTTGTTGTGATTTCAGTAACTCACCTGGCAGAACCCAAAGCTCCTTTGATTCCAGTTCTACTCAAGGTGCTGCACAACATCATCCCCCCTTCCCTCAACCCTATAGTTTATGCACTTAGGACTAAAGAACTCAGGGCAGGCTTCCAAAGGAAGTTTTGTTTGAGATTAGAAAAGAACACCAGTCTCCAGTGATCTTCTCCATAATGTTACATTATATTCAGCTTCTTCTAGAACGGATAGTAAAACTTCAAATATGACAGGGAAAGTGAATGCCTTTGAGATATATTTTTCACAGTgtaaaagcacatgaaaacaaaaacaaacattccCAGTAGCTCCAAAATATTTATAAGAGATGAATATATGTGGGGAAAGGAAGGACTTTCTATCAAACtaatgaaatggaataaaaactagtgtttatgaattatatctcttccctaaaataaaaatgaatataataatacACATACAACCAAAGTGAGTGGCATGTGAGTTACAGATCATGATTGTTTATTCACAGTTGTAATGTAAGACCAAAGTCTATCTGCCTGGACAAGTGGCTAAGGAAGATGTGGGCAGCATGAGTAGTGGGAAGCAGATCTATACATGGACAAAATTAGAAGCCCAAATTGATGCACAatgccagccaattctcatgagctttctgcccaaatccatATTAATTTCGggagaaagctcatgagaattggccagaaacccGCGGTGAACCCCCACTGGTAGGAGCCTTCAAGGGAgccacctgggcctggcccagggtccCAACTGGCCAAAACCCTGCAAGAAAGAGCTCTAATGCCAGGTGTGTGTGAAGTGCAAATCTCCTTAGAATACTGGCCACCCCtgccctctactcagccccctggggaCCCTGCCTTGGCAGTgccagatctggcctgccatgcccctaggccctcccCTTAAGCCTACATTGGGTTTTCAGGCTGATGTCCCCATAGGCCTGGCccccatgccctccagaatggagACCCCTGAgtcacaccccaggactctgcctgctgcccaggaggaaaccatgccctttggAGCTGTACAAAACCCTcaggtggggggaggagtcaagatggcggagaagtagcaggctgagactacttcagctagcagaagatcactagatagcttatctaaatatttcaaacacctacaaatccatcggcagattgaagagaagaacagcaattctagaaagagaaaatcaaccactttctgaaaggtaggactgggggagaagtgaatccaaagcaacgggaagatagaccccagggggaggggccagctcccggcaagtggaGGAGCAATGGAGcataaaatcaggacttttaaaagtctgttccgctgagggacatcactccagaggctaaagtGGGGTGAAGCctacgcggggtcagcgtggcctcaggtcccgcagggtcacagaaggatcgggcgtgtctgagtgtagcagagcttacaggtattagaatggggaagccggctacagacacagagccaacagtgagctcacagctcggggttaccttgaaccggtcgcaggctcagtgagctcagagcgcggccagaggtcaggcagacgggagttgcTGGGTACTGTTCTTTGAGGGCGCActgagtggggccctgggctctcagctcctccaggccagagacaaggaggccgccatttgtataaccatcctccggaactctacggaaagcgctcagggaacaaaagctcctgaaatcaaacccgagctgattactcagcctggcccctggtaagggcagtgcaattccacctggggcaaagacacttgggaATCaatacaacagacccctcccccagaagatcaataagaaatccagccaagaccaagttcacctaccaaggagtgcagtttcaataccaaggagagcagcaaaattccagaggaggaagaaagcaaagcacggaactcatggctttctacccatgattctttagtcttgcagttaatttaatttttttctttttaatttttttctctcttcttctgctaaatttttttaacttttacccatttctttttttaacgattttagtttatctaatatatatattttttatactttttctttattcattttctttttttagttgtttcttttctttttcttttttttttttctttcgaacctctttttatcccctttctgcccccctcatgatttgggatctcttctgatttggttaaagcatattttcctgaagttgttgccacccttttagtattttacttgctccttcatatactcttagctggacaaaatgacaaggcagaaaaactcaccacaaaaaaaagaacaagaggcagtaccaaaggctagggacctaatcaatacagacattggtaatatgtcagacctagagttcagaatgacaattctcaaggttctagcctggcttgaaaaaggcatggaagatattagagaaacactctcgggagatataaaagccctttctggaaaaataaaagaactaaaatcaaaccaagttgaaatgaaaaaagctattaatgaggtgtaataaaaaatggaggctctcagtgctaggataaatgaggcagaagaaagaattagcgatatagaagaccaaatgacagagaataaagaagctgagcaaaagagggacaaacagctactggaccacgaggggagaattcgagagataagtgacaccataagacgaaacaacttttgaataattgggattccagaagaagaagaaagagagaagggagcagactgtatactggagagaattattggagagaatttccccaatatggcaaagtgaacaagcatcaaaattcaggaggtgcagagaatgcccctcagaatcaataagaataggtccaaaccccgtcacctaatagtaaaatttacaagtcttagtgacaaagagaaaatcctgaaagcagcctgggaaaagaaatctgcaacatataatggtaaaaatattagattggcagcagacttatccacagagacctggcaggccagaaagagttggcatgatatattcagagcactaaacgagaaaaacatgcagccaagaatactatatccagctaggctatcattgaaaatagaaggagagattaaaagcttccaggacaaacaaaaactgaaagaatttgcaaacaccaaaccagctctacaggaaatactgaaaggggtcctctaagcaaagagagagcctacaagtggtaggtcagaaaggaacagagacaatatacagtaagagtcatcttacaggcaatacaatggcactaaattcatatctctcaagagttaccctgaatgttaatgggctaaatgccccaatcaaaagacacagggtatcagaatggatgaaaaaacaaaacccatctatatgttgcctacaagaaactcattttaagcccaaagacacctccagatttaaagtgagggggtggaaaataatttatcatgctaatggacatcagaagaaagcaggggtggcaatccttatatcagatcaattagattttaagccaaagactataagagatgaggaaagacactatatcatattcaaaagggtctgtccaacaagaagatctaacaattttaaatatctatgcttccaacgtgggagcagccaactatataaaaaaaaattaataacaaaatcaaagtaacacattgacaacaatacaataatagtagggtactttaacactcccctcactgaaatggacagatcatccaagcaaaagatcaacaaggaaattaaggccttaaatgacacactggaccaggtggacatcacagatatattcagaacatttcatcccaaagcaacaaaatacacattcttctgtagtgcacatggaacattctccagaatagatcacatcctcggtcctaaataaggtctcaaccagtatcaaaagattgggatcattccctgcatattttcagaccacaatgctctgaatctagaactcaaccacaagaagaaatttggaaagaacccaagtacgtggagactaaacagcacccttctaaagaatgaatgggtcaggggggacaagatggcggggtagtaggaggAGGggccttttcagcctgtaccccaaagtgagctgattacctaccaaagaactccgatcacccatgaaatcagcctgagatcagaattacacacgtctggatctctacaggggcagaagacaccagtgggcagataaagcagaatgggaactgctgactgatatcggaagataaacaaaagggggagggagccaccagtggcgaccggtgggaaagtaataccccaatacgagcgagagtgccctgcatctggggaccagcattaacttggagactggttgaaagcactccaaaagagcaaaggatcgcaggggtaaattgtgggaatcggggaggctagggacaggggcttaactcaccggtcccagacggcctccccggcgctgaggcagagagaatgcggcggagaaaccgctcttggtccctaagccgccagcgcgcaccagagcgcgtgggttcgggctcctgtgaggggatgggagctgcgccggtttgcagaacgcgcgctagccctaccacaaagctcgagatatgcACCCATTGttctcaagctcccctgagttacagaggcccggccggcgctctttgacccgcgccattgtttcaaagcctaagctgcgcatgcgcgaaactcttcccctgacagaggcgcgcaaaagcccagcctggggcttatggaccagcaccccgttctcagtgccccagacatgcgcccgacccacagccgcctctgaaaagaggtgcgtgcaagccgggcactcccagcctgggccagcggcaaaatctcaatGTGCGACTGcggcttggaacctctctggctccAGACAGctaccactgccttggctttgggtacaagcaaaagatcctgcgcccccagggtctgcaacgtggaacctgcgctgccagtggccaagggggaatttattcagcttctgcacccagactaaggcttctctctgagagggagatcagggtgcagtttgatttcttctaatactacaaaaaccatcaaaggcggtcaaggtgagaggaaaaaaaaaaccgccagagaacaaaagcctgaaaaaaaccagtttccccagagcccacccccttgaggggggcagggggactcaactcaggaaacatcattgactgacaacccacgtggcaggcccctcccccagaaaacaaaccaagaaagaaaaaaaaaggactacaagagaaccaccactacttcataggaaaacttgtattgttcacttgtttccactattctggttcatatattttttttttttacacataggtaattttttaacctatttaccatcacagcgagctgtacagtacatcaaattccataatacctttctaacctgaactttttgatacatacacctatgtttttcttttgcatttttattatttgaattcctttttaaaaaattttagtttagtttagtctagtatattcctttttatttttatcctctaatattcatgtagagttaacttcaaagtaatccactttccccaatcaatacttcACCTATAGGTaagccaatttttaatcccctttatcttaggaaagttgagtcctttaacaaagatatcaagatacatccaggaagaatcaaaacaaccttcctcacacacactgagaatttataagaactctcccatcttcttctaccagtgtttctgtgtttctcctgagagcatataaattttacacttgtggttctttttgatgaggttctttctttatttgcatatatatatatatatatatatattttttttttttttctttctcttgccatataattgtatcagtctttttatctctttttgtttgtctacttcataaatcttaccttggggcccatctgggctgaaccttctctttcatcttccctttctttcctatctctctctctctctctctcttttttctttttctttttctttttcttcttttcctttctttttctttttcttttcttttgtctctcgtttgggtggggaatcctgattgctcagaagtgttccagggtgcaccttgactgcaccagagttgatacatccagctacatctgttcagtcttctcccaccaaaatgactaggaggaggaatgcccaacagaagaaaaatacagaggatggaccttctgcaacagagctaacggctatcaacatagacaatatgtcagaaagagaattcaggctaacaattatccaggcaatagctaggttggagaaagccatggatgaccaaacagaattgattaaggtcgaactgaaagtgaccagacaggatgttcacaatgttagggtggagcttaaagctaccagggaggaggtccacaatgctctcaatgagttccaatctaatctaaactctctcaaagctagggtaactgagacagaagatagaattagtgatctggaagacaaacagacagagagaaaggatcaggaggaagcctggaacaaacagcttagatcccacgaaagcagaatcagggaaataaatgatgccatgaagctttCCAATGTcataattattggaatccctgaagaggaggagaaagaaagaagtctagaagatagagtggaacaagaacctcatgaaaattttcccaatctcgtgaatgaaaccagcgttcatgtactagaggctgaaaggtctccacccaagattatacattccaaaaaaacatcacgacacctgatagtcaaattgaggaattataattgtaagtataatctcttgaaagccgccagagcaaagaggctccttacttacagagggaagcccatcagaataacgtcagacctgtccacagagacctggcaagccagaagaggctggcaagatatattcagggcagtaaatgagaagaacatgcagccaagaatactttatccaggaagactgacattcaaaatggatggagagataaagaatttccaagaccggcaaggcttaaaagactatgcaaccaccaagccgacactgcaggaaatattaaggggggttctataaaagaggaaaaatcccaagaatagcattgaacagaaatatagagacaatctacagaaagaaagacttcaaaggtaactcgatgtcaataaaaacgtatcgatcaataatcactctcaatgtgaatggcctaaatgcacccataaaatggcacagggttgcagattggataaaacgacaggacccatccatatgttgtctacaagagacccattttgaacctaaagatacacgcagactgaaagtgaaggggtggagaagcatctttcatgccaatgggactcaaaagaaggctggggtagcgattctcatttcagataaattagacttcaaactaaagactgtagtcagagatacagaaggacactacaaatccttaaagggactatccaccaagatgatctaacaattgtaaatatctatgctctcaatatgggagcagccaattacttaagaaagctgttaatcaagataaagagtcatattgatatgaatacactaatcataggagatcttaacacgcctctttcagaattagacagatcatcgaagcggaaaatcaataaagaaacaagagcattgaatgacacattggaccagatggacctcatagatatatacagaacattccaccctaaaacaacagaatactcattcttctcaagtgcacatggaaccttctccagaatagaccacatactgggtcacaaatcaggactcaaccgataccaaaagactgagatgattccctgcatattctcagatcacaatgcttgaaactggagctcaatcacaaggaaaagttccgaaggaactcaaacacctggaagctaaagaccaccttgct
The genomic region above belongs to Neovison vison isolate M4711 chromosome 7, ASM_NN_V1, whole genome shotgun sequence and contains:
- the LOC122914217 gene encoding olfactory receptor 56B1-like; this encodes MSASLKGSNSSKFQVYEFILMGFPGIHSWQHWLSIPLAILYLSAIGANILILITICQDPALQQPMYYFLCILSVVDMGLATTIMPKILAIFWFDAKVISLPECFAQIYAIHCFVGMESGIFLCMAFDRYVAICHPLRYPSIVTNSLILKATVFMVLRNGLVVIPVPVLAAQRNYCSRNEIEHCLCSNLGVTSLACDDRRPNSICQLILAWLGMGSDLRLIILSYTLILRSVLRLNSAEAASKALSTCSSHLILILFFYTVVVVISVTHLAEPKAPLIPVLLKVLHNIIPPSLNPIVYALRTKELRAGFQRKFCLRLEKNTSLQ